The Phaseolus vulgaris cultivar G19833 chromosome 10, P. vulgaris v2.0, whole genome shotgun sequence DNA window GTTTATAACTTTGAATATTGCTTGCAATTAATTTTGAACACTTCTATAACAGGTTCTTGAGACTCTATAAGATGAAGTTATTTTTGCATGAGTTTGATGTTGATATGCACAATAAGATTCGTTATTACTTACAACAGGTAGAACTTTTTGTTATAAGGTAAACCTATAGTCTTGTAGACACTGTCAAGAAAACCTTTATATGAAACTATGTCATAATGTGTTCGCATCATATGAAAGAAACCAAAACAAATATTCGCAAGTGAAAAGAGAACTTTTAAGGCCATCAAGTTGGCTCAGATAAATATTAGCCATCAGACAAATAATCTGACGAGGCCAATACTAGGACAGACATAAATTGTGGTTGTTGCTGTTGGCTGTATGCAATTTTTCACAGATTGTGAAATATTTCCATTGTTTCTATGTAAATTGTGTTTTAATGATTAAGAATCACACCCACTTAAAAAATTGTTAGTTTGACTATTAAAAAGTGGGCTTTTTAAGTCTAACATAATGACTATGCTGTGAGTGATCAACTTTCTGCCTCATGACTCTTTGAAAAGCCAACGGATAGGACTGTTGTGGTGAATCTCTGACGTTTACACGTGACTTTAAGGTTATATTCCAGTGAAATAGTTGAGTGCTAAATGGTAGCTTTTGTATATAAACCCAATGGATTGAAGTTTTTATCTTACTAATCTTTTAAAGCCTTGgttatataattgaaatttataataaataaatacttttaaagATTCAAATTACATTTTGAATGTATAATTTATAGTTTAAAATTGTAGTATAATGTTATGTTATACTAAATTGAAATtgatacactaaaaaaaaatagaatgtaAAAATATCAAGAtagttgttttaaaattgaaatgatTAGAGAAtggagaaatattttttttggctACTTGACACAGTTATGAAATacaagagagagaaaagtaaacAATACCTAATTAAGAGAGTAAAAAAAGTGATATTTTCACTTTCCTTATTTTGTAGATTGTTAGTATATTAGATTAAACGACAAAAGGAAAGAATTGGAATATATACACTCATGTGAATTAATTGGATACAAAATAGAAATCTTTCAAAATAGTCTATTTTACTGTGGAAACTATTATAGTTAGTGGAAGATGTTAAAAGGGTCTATATCAATTCGTTGCTTCaatctgattatatatttaGGTTTTGATCTTTCAGTAGTTTTGCGTTTCAATAATCTTGCAGTGTTTTAATTACACAAAAATGAAGAATAGTTGTTCCTTTGTTAGTTTATAGTAGAAAAAACTATATTTGGGATATTGCTTAGTTATCttagttttcttttttcaaaagtGGCGTAATCATGAAACATATTGAAGTAATTAAAATAGAGGAAATCAAAGATAGACAGTTTTCATGTGTTAAAACAAAATGAGAATAAATGATAAACCTAAGCAGAGAGGAGTTGTAGTCTTGAATTTGACAAACAATGACTAAAATGCAGGAGGTACACACTAGTCAGAAAATTTGTATGGTGCTCAGAACAATAATCCACAAATTAGGGGATGAAACAACTCTCattaaaagacaaaaaattGGCCATTCAACTATAAGCAGCTCATTTTCAGTGTATGCAAGCATCATTTTAAAAGGGTTCTTGTCAAATGTTCTCTGGCTGTAGCCCAAGCTTGAGTTAGTGTCTGCAATATCCAGAAAATTTCTGTTAGATTGAAGATCAAGTACATGCCATTGTTATTCTAAATTCGGCTTGCAAATATGTGTTATAGAAAAATTGCTATCAAAAGGTAATGTAACTTCAGGGAATAACCTAACCATCTTTGATCTATATGGCATATTTTGTGCATTTTGAGTTGTTCAGTACAAAAGAAATCGCACGTTAAGAACAGAAACCAAGCCAAAACAGAGTTGCATTACCTGCTCTGACAAGGGCGCATCAGCATCCAAGCTATGAGAGGTCACTTTTTCAGCAATAAGAGGTCCATTTGTTTCAAGTATCATCCTTCGatgaaaaacaataattaaaaaattaaactactTCTCTGGGAAATAAAAGTTGTGGTTAAGAAATATATGCATACCCTCCATCAACAATCTCATCAAGACACAATAGAATGAGATCCAAGTTCTCAAGTGCCTCTCTTTTGTCAACATTGCTCCTGTATAAAAGGCACACACAGCACGATCAGTAAAGGTGCATCAAGTTTTAAATCCATATAATAAAATACAACTAAAACTACCTCAATAGAAGGGTGACTGCATCAAAGAAACCTTGAAGTACCGATGCTAAAATGAGCTCATTTTCATCATCACCACCAGTAACAAAGAAATGCAGGTCTTGtacaaatttgtaaataatgataTTGTTCTCAAGTAGTGTTACCTCAGCTGCAGATAATTGTAAACTATAAATCAGCTTCAATAGAAACATGAATAATACATGCGGAAGTTTGTCCTTTTCTTGaataataacatataaataTCATTAGTATGTTATTATTCTGAGAGCTGCTTTCGTTGAACTATAGATTTCATGTTCATCCTAGCAAGGGAAACAAAAGAAAGATCAATCATGCCTAGGGTTGCTAGGGATATTCCCATCATATGTTTGAGATGAATATAGTAGACTACCGCTGTATATCACTTATCCCCACTAGTGACAAGCTAATAAACTTTTCAATCTTATTGCTCATCAATTAATTTAAATCATAAAGACAAACCAAAATACTACATATTATAGAACTTTTGATACATATAAAGCACAAAAGGATTTTCATAAAAGCAAACTGATAAACACCCAGGCACTTTGAGATCCCTCCCTTAAGCTAAGTACTCCACTAACATCTCATACCGCTCGATATGAGACTTAAACATCCCTTAATACCTACCCTGTGTCTATATCATAGCACTGCTATTGAGAGCCAATGTCCAAGGAGCTGACACTCTACAATGCTTAACTTGGCCTTTCTGGTCAGTCCTTCCATAGGTAATCCTTTTAGAGACACCAGCAACTATACAAATTGAAAAAGACACAAATGCTTAGGGAACCCTCCCTTCATTACGAGGGCAGAACCAAGTCACTTAAGTATTCCACTGAACATTCTACACTTAGGCATTATCAAAGAGGAACACACATTTGAAGAAAATAATGGCCCAATCTATTTCTGAACTTGGTGTGCAGCAGACAGGAATGCACAATCGTAAGAATGTTCCAAAAGAATTCAGAGAATTTTTGTATATTAATGCGAAAACACCAACAGATATGACCATGTGTGACAGTATACAATATAACCTATGATATAAAAACGTCATGAGAATACTTCACTTTATTTTTTAGTCCAAGGTTTAACATTATGActcatattataataatgtcAAGATATTGGCTATGTACAGAAGTTAATAGAACTCTTAGAAAAAATGCCCACAGACAGAAGTAGTTAAAGATCAAACCAAAAAGTAAAATAGATTAATCAATAACCAAAAGcttataacataaataaaattgattgaTATGGCCACCTCTAGCACCTAATACAAAACAAAATGACTTCATAGATATGGTTGTCAAACTCTTACCTTCTGTTCGAGCATTTGTCTTAAAAGTCTTACTAAATACAAACTTCTCAAAAGCTAACTTTGAATGGTTTGTCGGCCAGTCATCTGAGTAATACTTGACTGCCACACGCTTCCCTTCAGAGTCCAAAAgaagaatattttttatcaaaggACACAAACCCTACAAATGTAACAATATAACAGCCAGTCATTAAAGGAGCACTTTGCTTATCACAAATCCCATGCATAAATATCCGAAGCTTCTCCCTAATGAAAGCAAATGCAAGCAGAGTGAGTGCAACAGCTTCCTTTTGAAATCATCATTCATGGGAAAATAAAAATCCGTAATCAAGATTTCTTTCACTAGTTGGCATTACCTACCAAGTCTCTATTCACACTAACTTCTCAACATGCACTTATATGAGGAAAAAATAGGAAGGTGAAATGAATTAAGCTTTTCCAGTCAGTTAAAATTAGCTTATGTATAGGTAAAAATCAGCTTTTAAAGACTTTAAATGAGACAACATCTATAATTAATTTatgcataaacta harbors:
- the LOC137818610 gene encoding coatomer subunit zeta-2-like, whose amino-acid sequence is MASQGLCPLIKNILLLDSEGKRVAVKYYSDDWPTNHSKLAFEKFVFSKTFKTNARTEAEVTLLENNIIIYKFVQDLHFFVTGGDDENELILASVLQGFFDAVTLLLRSNVDKREALENLDLILLCLDEIVDGGMILETNGPLIAEKVTSHSLDADAPLSEQTLTQAWATAREHLTRTLLK